The genomic segment TCATCCACTTCCGGCTTCGCATTTGGGGTTGTCATGTTGGAGCTTTTAGCTGGAAGGCCTGTAGCTGCCAGCTGCTGACGCCTGAAAAGAATGCAACCGCTATCGTACAATTATCAAGGAGTGCTTAAAGGGGACAGCATAAGAAAGAAGCTCCGAAACTTGATTGAATTCCTTCTCTCAGGCCTGAATACGCCCCAGCCCAACTGGTTAGAAACTGCCTCGTGCATGATCTCAATGCTCGTCCCTCCATAGGACTATGGCTTAACTTTTAATCACTCTCCGAGATCCTCTTTCTTCATTGGGCTGGGATACATCTGAGCTTGAACGCTCACGGTCCCTCACTATCGTGTGATTGCTGCTATGCTCTAGCCCATACTTTAAGACCGGTTTTCTTCAAAATGCCAGAGCTCAAGAATCAAAACATGGTGACACAAACAGAATAATGTGCATGCTCTTGCATGTTTCTAAGTTCCAAGAATATTGCTGAATGGTGAATCAATTCTTAAGAGAGCGTCAGACGGACTAATGCAAGGAGCATAATTGGCCTCTTGCTCCATTATGTTGGTCAGGACCGTGAGCTAAGATGGCGATTGTACGGAACTGCAGAATTCTGATACTTCGTATAATTGAGGAACAGGTTgtaacccccccccccccttgaTTTTATAAAGAATTTGGGTGTTTTCAAACGTTTTCCGCATTCTTCCTGACATTCTTCGAGAAGATGAGGCTACCATTGTGTCCCTTGGCATAATAATAGTGCGGGTCACATGGGATTTCAGGAACAAATGAATGACATTTTACAGTAGCTAAAGCAACTAGCAAGACATAGACAACTTCACTGCAATGGGTAAAATCTTCAATAAAACTATATTTAAAACAATCCAATGACGAAATCCACAAAAAATTCCTACAGAACCCAATTAGAAGCTATAATCACAATTTTCTGCAATGACATCTTCAGGTCAATATTTGCGTTAAGACTAAAACCTAAGTTTTAAGGAAGCAGCTGCAATTTCTTCAGCAAATTGCAATGACAGTGTTTACTTACATTGGGGTGAGTTTGATGACATAATCTACAGACAAGACAATAGAGGTTAATCAATTGCATGCAAGAAAAGACAGGTCAATCTACAAAATCTTGAATGGTAAGATGAGGAAGAAGTCCTAGGTATTCTGTACAAAATCTTGAAACTTTTGGCTTCTCGTTGTTCAATTTGCAGAATTGAGACTGAGTAGTTACACAAGCTGTTGCAGAACTTTCCAATATCTCAAGTTAGAAGGGTTTGCATGGATTGCCCGAAGAACCCATTGCTGGGGACTTTGACAGCACTCCACCCTGGACGAACTGTCAGAATCAGATTCAATCTGTCTTGCAAGCAAATGCATTTGAAAAAAGAGCTCTGCAGGTCTCATTTCtgcataaaaaagaaaacttatcTGAATTATCATTGAAGACATAGCTACTTGTATtagtaacaaaattttaatcatcACAATCaaaaaacatttatttatccagccagCTTATAAGCTTCGATTTACTATAATAGAGTCAACCTAGGCTAGAAGGATGCAGCCGTCAATTCATGGCAAGAACATCCATGGACACAATGAATACTAATGCCCTGCACCAGTTGATTACTCTACAGACTTAATGTTGCAAGATCCCACTTTACAAGACTCGGATAAACTGATTGATCTATCATATTATTAGAGGCCCATTACCATCCTTGGTgctaaataaaatcataatgttctcatttctttcttcagaTATTGAGGTTCATATAGTTTCATTCAgttaaatcttattttcagTCTATTCATCTTTTAAAAGGTGGTATTTAAAGCACTCTCCCAAACTTCCCCATTTACTTCATGTTGCTTTATCACATCCTCACTTGGTGGCTAAAGGAAGTTAAAACATCTGAAGGAGACTTCTTTGAGGAAGTAGGGGCAACAATTTGAAGCAACATTTGGTTAAATGGGAGTAGTCGAACCACTAATAGAAATAGTTGGGTAAACCACTAATCTCCTTTTCCTTTATTAACACCAACCTTCATAAAGGCCGTAGGAGATTCTTGGCAGACAAAAACACCACTCTGAAGGTCTTTAATTCATGTCAAGTGTGGGGAGACATGTAATGGTTGACTTTCTGAATGTAGAAATCCTTCTGCTGTAAGCATTTGGAAGTGGAATAGAAAGGGATGACATGAGTTTTTAACTAATATTTCTGTTGAAGTTGAAGGTGAGCACTCTTCACTGACTCTTTCTGGCACGATTTTTATGTGGCTAGAAATAAGGAGGCCTCCATTAACCTGGGTGTTGATATGGAATATTCAGTTTTTGAGAAATGTACAAGATTAGGGGTTTGAAGCTCTGCCAATTCTAAATCTACTTCGTAAAGAGGTAGATTGGTTAGAGGGGAGACATGTGCAGATGAAGACTACGTAAAAGAGGATGCTTTGAGGTGAAATTGTTCTATTGGTGACTTCCACTTGCGATCAATAAATACTAGAAGAGGTATAAAAAATTTCCTTGGACAGCAGTTTGGCAGAAAAATGCCCCAATAGAGGGAGTTCTTTTACTTGGGAAGCAACTTAGGAACAATTCCCACCATAACTAGCTGACCAAAAGAGGGAAAAGTATTTCCCCACCGTAGCTGCTTTCTATGTAAGGCAGTAGCAGGATCAGTTCCTCATCTCTCACACACATGTACACACAAACACCCTTAGTggcaaaaatatatataaaaaggaaataaaaaaaacgaAACAGACAGAACAACAGCAGAAAGAGAGGGTGGGCTGGGAGTGAACCTGGTGGCCAAGAAAACCATTCAAGACGAAGGTTTCTCTCCCATTTTTTCCTAGAACCAAGGCTTCCTTCTGCTTGGGCCAACAATGCTGAGACGATAGGTATTGGGACCAAGGAAGTCATATGAGTTTTACTGAGACTCCTTATGGCACTTGATAAAAATTGCGAATCATGAAACAGCCGTGCTAGCTCCATAAAAGTGACACCTGAACCATCAATGATATAATTTCTATGTGAAGAGGGATAAACTAAAGCACAAAAaaggaagataaaaaaatatacataattaaaCTTTAAAGCAGCATTGTGACACTAAGAGGTCATCCTAAAACCAAATCTCCATTAATAGGTGGATACCATGACAAAGGAAAATGCAGCTTTCCGCACTGGCTAATGAACAAGCTTGCTCCAGAAATTTCTCTGCAGAAGGAAAATCCTGATTCCATATACATGTCAGACCCATCACTAAACTATATACAGCCATCCACATATTCCATGACTTATTCCGCCCTTTTGAGCATTCCTTGAACCTTAACTCAACAACATTTGAAAAGGTTTGCACTTCATATTGAGATTCCATTAATTTTAGGCATACCCAACCAGCATGAAAATCTGTCTTAAGCTCCAAGCACCTTTCATActcttcttttgaatttttaaaattgccTTCTGCAGCATAACCACGGCATAATAGTAAGTGCCCAAAAAACTGGTAGCTATCGGGAAGCAAAAGTGCTGAAGCACTTTTTGAATGGTTGATACATCCAATGATATCCCCCCTTTGCAAAAATATTTCAGAAGCACATAGATAAAGCTGAAACTTCTGATATTGACAACAGGCTTCTTTTCCAGAATAGAACTCATCAGAAAGAGCCACAATTATGAGACGTTCAAGTATGATACAAACATTTACAGGAAATCTCTCTTCACGCGCTTTCTGTAAGAGATTAAGCACAAGCAGGTATCGTGCATTACGGTTCCATGGCTCTAGCCGTAAGCACCTGCATTATTGAAAATACAAACAAGATGTTATCTTTAATTACATAAACCAACACAAACAGTTCAGACTACAACTGCAAGAAAAGTCTTCATAGACTCTTTTGCAGACTAATTAAAGAGACTCATGTCCTCCCTTTTGAGGGGATCGGATGCATGTGGGAGTTTCTTAAGGTAGAGGAAAGGAAGGTATGTAAAGTTGTTCATGTTATGTACATCAAATTTAGGAATTGCATAATGTATTCCATGCAGAGACTGCAATAACATACTGATCCTAGAAAGCACAGAAAAACCCAATTTGTTTTCTAGAGTCATAACCTATGAGTCAAAAGTTattaaagaaatattcaaactGACAACAGGAAATAGTAAATATACTTCTGCAGTTCTTGCATAGCTCCAGAACCACTTGGGCATTGACAGCCACATGTCGGAAAAGAAAACCTTGGTTTGCTATTGCCCATCGCATGGCAAGCAACTGTCCCAGCACTGAAGATCTCCCAGGCCAATTTTAAGCCTTCATTATTCTTAGATTCAGAAGCATTGACAACGGAGCATCTACTTGAAACATGAATATTTCCCCATTCTTCACTGGCCAGCAAAAGATAACCAAGTAGGTTCCTGTTTCCACCATGCTCATGTTAGAAGTACAAGAAGTAGGTTTGCTAAAAGCTTACAGTGATGAATATTATATACTAAATTCTATAATTAATTAGGTCATCAGCTTTTACACAAGCAGCATGCTTGGTGTCAAACTGCTCTCAGCAATAACACAAAATactgaacaaaaaaaatgccTAATTGTTGCTTAGAAACTTCCACAAATTACTTCCTAGAATTAAAACATACCTTAGTAAATTACTGTTAGGGTACATGTGAAGAGCTTTTCTAAGATGACTGACTCCGCTCTGAAATCCAAGGTGGTGTTCTGCCCCATGTTTAATCTGCATAACCAAAGGTATAGTGATATCCATTTAAAATGTGTATGGCCTAAACCTAGTACAGATTTGAAAACTCAATCTTAAAGGCTAACTCATGCTTAAACAACCAACTAAAAAAGCTTACTAGTTTACTAAGTGCGATTAAATAGTGCATTCCAGTGATCTCCCCATGTGATGCAAGAAAGTAACGACTGCTAGAAACAATTGATTCCAGGCTATTATTCTGATCCAGAGCATTAATGGCAGAGACAATAAAGCTTATTTTTGAACTCTGAAATAGTTCCTTTGGCATTTTCAGAATGCTAACAATTGCTGAATCCTGTCCAGAAATGTAGTACAGCAATCTACAAATGAAACTAACAGACACAGCTGCAGATGTCCTATCCATGGTAGAAACACTGGCAGCTAGGGTTCTAGTCACAGAGAGGGCCACCTCATGCTCACCAAGTTGCCATAAGGAGAAAGCATACACTTGCAAACCTTCTGCATCAAGCATAccttaaaaaaaagagcaagAGATTAAATCACACTTTTCATAAGTTCAAACATAAAATCTAGTGAAGTCAAAAGTTAACTATGTACTTTATCCAAGTGTTCCCAATTTGGTCAGCAAAAAACATGATAGCCATTGAAAGACCAAAACTGTATGCTTTCCCAAGAAAACACCTATTGTGCTTGACACTATGTTATGTCAGTGGCTGCACATTGAGTTAACACTATGTGAAATGTTATAGTActgattaaaaaagaaaaaaaaaagaaaaaccaatgaTACACAATTCCAACTCTTTCCCCTGCCAGACTAGcacatatcaatataaaaaaCTAAGAATGAGCTATAATAACCAGATATCAATAGAATAACAAACCTTTTCTCTTCAAGTCTTCGCATTCTTGCACGGCATCTATGGCACTCCCTGCCTGCACCCACGcaataaaagacaaaagaaaagctTTTGCTTATCAAACGAAAGGATAAACAACACATTTTAtcttagagtgtgtgacaagaagattaaataaaaaaatatggcAACACAAGTCTACAAGAACTACACATTTAAACAGGGGAAAAGTGCAAAGGTTTTTACCTTACAAAGTGATCTGGCCAAATTAGTTGATATGTCTTTCAAATGAGATTTCAAGACAGTGCCTGAAGAAATGGTGGTGGTAGCATAACGTGCTAGTCTATAAGAAGCAATGGCAGATTGAAAATGGAAACGTGCCTCACACGCTAGCCCATTTAAATTATGGGATTCGTGATAATGAGGTGCGCGTTGCACTGCCTGCTGGATAGCTCCAAATACCTGTTATAGAATGCTAGAACTATCACATAAATACTTGTTAAAGCATGTTTCTTATCAGCTCTCTTCCAAATCCCACAAGGGGTAGAAAATGAACTTGAAAAGGTCCAAAGGAGGTTCTTGTGGAGTGGGACagaggagaagagaaaaattcactATGCAGGGTGGGAAAAAGTGAGCAATTACAAAGAATATGGGGGTTTCGGAATTATCGATTTAGGCCTTAGAAATAGAGTGTTACTCACTAAATGGCTTTGGAGGTTtgggaaagaaaatgagagcTTTTGGAGGGAAATAATAGtggaaaaaaatagagaagacCCTAACAGCCTACTGCCATCCCTTGAGCAAAATACTGGAGTGTCTACCATATGGCGTAAGATCACTTCCCCCCTTTCCTCTACTAACCCTTTCTTTATGCAGGTTTCAAGCAATCAGAGTAGGCTGGTCGGAAATGGCAGTAACATCCTTTTCTGGTCAGAAGAGTGGATTGAGGGAATCACCCTTAAAAATCTGTTTCCGAGAGTGTTTGCCTTGGCAATCAATAAAACAGGGAAAATTAGTGACTATGGGAAATGGCAAGATAAGGAATGGAAATGGGAAATTCTGCCATGCAGAAGACTGTTTGGGTGGGAGGAAGATCAATGGAGGCATTTCCTATCAGTGGTTAATGAATATCACCGATGCACTGACATCCCGGATACCATAGTGTGGAAAGGTACACCCTTGGGCGAGTTCTCTGTTAATGATTTTTGTAGACAGCACCTTGTTAATTACACCAACAATGGCAACTTATGGAAAAACATATGGGCTAATCTTATTCCTCTTAAAATCAAAGTGTTTATGTGGCAGCTACTCCAAGGGAGAGTGGCTGTCAAGGACGAACTTGCGAGACAGGGATTGATGAGAAACAATGCAGCATTTTGCCCCCTTGGCCACCAGGTACCTAAAACAATTAACCACCTCTTTTTGAACTGTTTTGAGTCATGGTATATTTGGACTAGGTGGTGTAGGGATTggaacattatttgagtgcAACCTAACGACATGACTACATTATTTAGTGCTTGGAATGAGGTGGTCACAAAGGAAGGAGAAATTCAAGTCTGGAAAATAGCAATGTACGCTATGGTTTGGTCACTATGGCTAGCTAGAAATGATGTTGTGTTT from the Theobroma cacao cultivar B97-61/B2 chromosome 8, Criollo_cocoa_genome_V2, whole genome shotgun sequence genome contains:
- the LOC18592062 gene encoding tetratricopeptide repeat protein SKI3 isoform X2 is translated as MKTTEEEERRRLEELVESNPDDPSLHFQLGAYLWETGIGKEKAAEHWVISAKQNPNNAAAFRYLGHYYATVSADVQRAIKCYQRALSLHPDDSDAGEALCDLLDRQGKETLELAVCKDASHNSPRAFWAFRRLGFLQVHQKKWSEAVESLQHAIRGYPTSPDLWEALGLAYHRLGMFTAAIKSYGRAVELEDTRIFALVECGNVFSMLGSFRKGIEQFQQALKISPQNLSALYGLASGLLGLSKECINSGAFSWGASLLEDACTVAEVSIQLAGNSSCTWKLHGDIQLTYAQSYPWMEESQSLEYNVETFNESIYSWKNTCSLAAMSARNSYQRALHLAPWQANIYIDIAICSDLISSFNMDCTHDRCTWQLSEKMTFGALVLEGDNYEFWVALGCLSHCNALKQHALIRGLQLDVSLANAWAYLGKLYREENEKELARKAFDCSRGIDPSLALPWAGMSADTHTGESTPDDAFESCLRAVQILPVAEFQIGLAKLALLSGNLSSSQVFGAIQQAVQRAPHYHESHNLNGLACEARFHFQSAIASYRLARYATTTISSGTVLKSHLKDISTNLARSLCKAGSAIDAVQECEDLKRKGMLDAEGLQVYAFSLWQLGEHEVALSVTRTLAASVSTMDRTSAAVSVSFICRLLYYISGQDSAIVSILKMPKELFQSSKISFIVSAINALDQNNSLESIVSSSRYFLASHGEITGMHYLIALSKLIKHGAEHHLGFQSGVSHLRKALHMYPNSNLLRNLLGYLLLASEEWGNIHVSSRCSVVNASESKNNEGLKLAWEIFSAGTVACHAMGNSKPRFSFPTCGCQCPSGSGAMQELQKCLRLEPWNRNARYLLVLNLLQKAREERFPVNVCIILERLIIVALSDEFYSGKEACCQYQKFQLYLCASEIFLQRGDIIGCINHSKSASALLLPDSYQFFGHLLLCRGYAAEGNFKNSKEEYERCLELKTDFHAGWVCLKLMESQYEVQTFSNVVELRFKECSKGRNKSWNMWMAVYSLVMGLTCIWNQDFPSAEKFLEQACSLASAESCIFLCHGVTFMELARLFHDSQFLSSAIRSLSKTHMTSLVPIPIVSALLAQAEGSLGSRKKWERNLRLEWFSWPPEMRPAELFFQMHLLARQIESDSDSSSRVECCQSPQQWVLRAIHANPSNLRYWKVLQQLV
- the LOC18592062 gene encoding tetratricopeptide repeat protein SKI3 isoform X1 is translated as MDDFQEEEERRRLEELVESNPDDPSLHFQLGAYLWETGIGKEKAAEHWVISAKQNPNNAAAFRYLGHYYATVSADVQRAIKCYQRALSLHPDDSDAGEALCDLLDRQGKETLELAVCKDASHNSPRAFWAFRRLGFLQVHQKKWSEAVESLQHAIRGYPTSPDLWEALGLAYHRLGMFTAAIKSYGRAVELEDTRIFALVECGNVFSMLGSFRKGIEQFQQALKISPQNLSALYGLASGLLGLSKECINSGAFSWGASLLEDACTVAEVSIQLAGNSSCTWKLHGDIQLTYAQSYPWMEESQSLEYNVETFNESIYSWKNTCSLAAMSARNSYQRALHLAPWQANIYIDIAICSDLISSFNMDCTHDRCTWQLSEKMTFGALVLEGDNYEFWVALGCLSHCNALKQHALIRGLQLDVSLANAWAYLGKLYREENEKELARKAFDCSRGIDPSLALPWAGMSADTHTGESTPDDAFESCLRAVQILPVAEFQIGLAKLALLSGNLSSSQVFGAIQQAVQRAPHYHESHNLNGLACEARFHFQSAIASYRLARYATTTISSGTVLKSHLKDISTNLARSLCKAGSAIDAVQECEDLKRKGMLDAEGLQVYAFSLWQLGEHEVALSVTRTLAASVSTMDRTSAAVSVSFICRLLYYISGQDSAIVSILKMPKELFQSSKISFIVSAINALDQNNSLESIVSSSRYFLASHGEITGMHYLIALSKLIKHGAEHHLGFQSGVSHLRKALHMYPNSNLLRNLLGYLLLASEEWGNIHVSSRCSVVNASESKNNEGLKLAWEIFSAGTVACHAMGNSKPRFSFPTCGCQCPSGSGAMQELQKCLRLEPWNRNARYLLVLNLLQKAREERFPVNVCIILERLIIVALSDEFYSGKEACCQYQKFQLYLCASEIFLQRGDIIGCINHSKSASALLLPDSYQFFGHLLLCRGYAAEGNFKNSKEEYERCLELKTDFHAGWVCLKLMESQYEVQTFSNVVELRFKECSKGRNKSWNMWMAVYSLVMGLTCIWNQDFPSAEKFLEQACSLASAESCIFLCHGVTFMELARLFHDSQFLSSAIRSLSKTHMTSLVPIPIVSALLAQAEGSLGSRKKWERNLRLEWFSWPPEMRPAELFFQMHLLARQIESDSDSSSRVECCQSPQQWVLRAIHANPSNLRYWKVLQQLV